AGGCTTGGTGAGATCACAGACCATGGCTTGGAATTGGGGGCCCAGGGGTGAAGCCCTCCCGACACGTGCGTTCTCTCCCAGCAGATGTGCACCCCCAGCAACACACCTGCCACGCCGCCCAACTTCCCTGACGCGCTGGCCATGTTCTCCAAGCTTCGCACCTCCGAGGGTCTGCAGAACAGCAACAGCCCCATGACTGCTGTGGCCTGCTCCCCTCCTGCAAACTTCAGCCCTTTCTGGGCCTCATCCCCACCTAGCCACCAGGCTGCCTGGATCCCGCCCTCCTCCCCGACGGCCCACAGcttccaccacctccaccacccacAGCCCACGTGGCCCCCGGGAGCACAGCAGGGGGGCACCCAGCAGAAAGCCGTGGCTGCGATGGATGGCCAGAGATGAGACTGGATGCGGCCGGGCgctgggctggagctggggggcGGTCCAGGGTCGTGGGGGACACAGGAGGGCCAGGGCAGGGGGGAGCTGGGGCGGGCAGGGGTTTCCTGAAGTTCGCACTGGAAGATTTTATAAAAGAGTTTTTGTGGGTGGGGGGACAGTAAACTTCCTGAGCCACTTGGGTCCTTCAGGAGTTTCTCTTCAggcaagtttttctttttaatatataactataatatatatgaatatataaaattaactaaTGTCTGTGAGAATGGGCTGGCTGACCGGGGTGCTGAGTCAGCAGGGATGGGCCAGAGAATCCTCCCCTTGGGCCAGCACCCCTTCCTCCACCCCAGTCCCAGGGAAGGTGCTTGGAAGCCAGGTGGTGTGCCCTTGCAGTCACACGGAGTCTGCCAGCTGCCTCCTTTCAAAGGTCTCACCTCTGGAATCCTCTGGGAGAAGGACCACCCGCTTCTCCAAGTGGTGGCTGCAGGAGGGGCTCCCAGAGCTGCTGGTGTGGGGGCCTCTTTGCCATCACGaggctctccccacccccagttagTGGCTGGCTCCTCAGTGGCTCTCTGGCTCTTGTCACCTCTCTCGGTGTCACCTCTGTCTCCAGCTGGGTGTGCAGGGCTCGTGCGGGGCCGCAGAGCTGGCTCAGGCCAAGGGCCCGGGCTCTGCTGGCAGGGGCTTGCCCCGCAGCCGCCCGCCCTCCCTCACCGCGCCCGGCCGCACGGCTGACAGCAGAGGGCTTGCCTTTGGATGTAGTTCCCAAATCAATCATCTCACCAGggtgaaattttaatttaaaacttaaaagagaCTTTTCTAACTTCCCTGGTTTGCGGTGCCTTTATTTACCTTGGTAGGGCAAGTGGTCTCCTTGGGAAGAGGGTGGTGGGGTTCTCGGCTGTGCTTCGGTTGGGGGACCGGCTCCACTGCCAGGTGGCTGGTCTTCATGTTCTGACCAGGGGGCTGATAGGACAGGCTGGATGTGGCTGGGTGTGGGGACAAGAGGAGGGACTGGGCCTAGCTTGGTTACGATAACCCTCTCCCTTCGGTCCTGGCGTCACTGTCATCTGCAATGGGCTGATGGCCCCTCCATGCAGCGGCCTGGCCCCCCAGGCATCTTCCAGCTAAGCCCATCTCTCTTTTTGCCCTCAGCCTCCTTTAGGGTAGTGTGTCCCCGTCCCAAAGGTCAGCCTAGGCTACCAGGGAGCTATAGAGACAGGGTGGGTCCCCAAAGGGACTGGCTTCCTTTCCCGTCCCACCTTCCGCTCGGCCTCCAGGCACGACAGCGGAGGCAGTGATGGCCATTCCTGGCCCAGTGGGGTCCTTTCGCAGACTCCAGTGCAGGTGGCCAGGTGCATGAGGAGCCCGCCCGCCTGCCCGACCAGCTGCAGGGGTGGGCGGCTGGCCCCAGGGTTGGGATTCCTCTGTGAGTCCTGTGCTGGGGGGAGGGATACTACCTTAGCCCCTCACCACCCCAAGCCCCTTCGGCACGTGTGAGTGGGCTTGTTCCCTGCCTCTCTgcaacccaggtgctgccgtGGGTACCTCTGTCGATCTGGAGGCTGAGGCCCAAAGTGTCCTTGAGCCCTTGCGTGACCTTGAGGGCCCCGCCTAGGAAGCCAGCCCACCCTGTTTCTGGGCCTTCTTGTGTCTGCCCAATCTTGCCGGTGGGGCAGCCCCCGTGGGAGTGGGGCAGAACCCGGGGCGCAGTTGCCCTTGTCCCTCTGCATGTGGTCGTGTACTTTGGGGCTGGGTTTgtcctttcagttttatttcctgGTTGGAAACCGGTGAGACTCCTCCCACCCGCTCCCCTCACCCTGCCCACCCGCGCTTTCCCAGGCTGGAAGGGGAAGCCCCTCGCGGCACGTGGGCGGCCGGTGCCGGGCAGCCTGGGCCCCGGTTGGGGGCGGCCGGGCAGCCGGGGCCCAGGTGCGGGGCAGCTGGGCTCCTTGGGGAAGGTGGCTCTTGGCCCTCTTGGAGGCGTCCCGGAGGCCTAGCTGCCACTTCCCTGCCAAGCTGGTGAGTTCGGATTCTAGGCCAGGGACACTGAGCCAGAGACCCGATATTTATTTCTCGGGGCGGGGGGGCGCCTgagggggagcagaggagggggctGGCCAGGGCCCTGCCTCCTGCTTGCAGAGTCAAGGGTGTCAGGGTGCTCACCAGGACCCCGGGGTTCAAGCCGCCCCCCCATCTTGTGAGAGCATTTCATCACTACATAATGGTGAATGGGCTCTCAGCAGACGGGGAAAGAGGGGGGATGCCCCTTCCCATGGGGAGCACCTGCCCCACCCACAACACCCCCAGTCAACCTTGCCTTTGCCCACATGGGGATGGGGGGAAACCCTTTTTCTGGGCTGTTTCCTGCCACacttttctttcctgtgtgacTATCACCGCCCCTCTCACACCCTAAAGCAAGCCTCTTGCCCCAGACATCCCTTTCCCACGGCAGAGGGTCGgggggactgggggtgggggaagggaaccCCAACTTTGAGGAAGGAGCCAATGAGAGCAGACCTGGAGGCAGAAAACTGCTTCCAAGAATTTAGAGGCGTCTGACTGGGGGCAGCTCGCCCTTGTCCCTTGGGCTTTGAATGGGGACGGGGGCACATCCCTTACAGTTGACTTGGGGGACAGCAGTGAGCCCTCTTGCCCTTTTGAAGGGCAACGAGACACGCAAATGGAGTCGGACAGGCTGGAGCAGGACCAGGGCTGGGCCTCCGGGTTGTGGGGCTGATGCCGACACACTTACGCTCTATCTTCCTGGGGAGGGGAACCGGTGCGGCTCAGCCCTGGCGGCCCTGGGGTCCGAGCCCCCCTGGCGTCTGCAGCAGCCTCTCGAGGGTGAGCCACAGGGGACGGCAAGCAGGAACCTTCCCGGTGCCGGTGCCACCGCTCTTCCCAGGCATGCCGGGCCAGGAGCTGGCCACTGCTCCCAGCCAGCAGCGGGCAAGCCTCCCCCCTTACCTTCATTCCAGGGTCTAGCCAGGAGCTCAGACATCACGCATCCCAGTCTCTCCAGAATGCCCCAGTCAGCGGGGCCACCCCCTAGGCCAGCCTCCCCAGACGCAAGACGGGGCTGGAGCCAGAGAAGGCCACAGCACCTGGTCCAGTCGAGGTCAGACCCCTCACCGTCCTGCTGGTCCCTGGAGCCTGGGGTCTGGCCTGTGCTGCCTCCTCGCCCCTCGAAGCCCCCGCACCCTCAGAGAAGAACAACTTCATCTGTTTGGGGGTAGTGGTCTAATCCTCAGGCTGTAAGAGGTCCGCCGGCCTGAcctgcagcggcccctcgctcccACTCCACCTTCCTGAGCTGATACCAGAGAAGCCTCACCGCCCCAGCTGCTtcctaaacatttatttatagctCCGCCAGGTGAGTAGTGGAAGACGGCGGCCCCCGAGTGGGCTCCTCGAGCCCCTCCCCGGGAGGCACGTCCAGGTGCATCTCCAGCCCTGCCGGCAGGTCTGCCTTCTCgctggggctgggcaggagggccATGTTGGGCTGGGAGAGGCGCCCCTCGGAGGAGACGGGCCTGTCTTTCTGCTGCTGAGGA
This portion of the Vicugna pacos chromosome 16, VicPac4, whole genome shotgun sequence genome encodes:
- the UBALD2 gene encoding UBA-like domain-containing protein 2 isoform X1, which encodes MSVNMDELRHQVMINQFVLAAGCAADQAKQLLQAAHWQFETALSTFFQETNIPNSHHHHQMQMCTPSNTPATPPNFPDALAMFSKLRTSEGLQNSNSPMTAVACSPPANFSPFWASSPPSHQAAWIPPSSPTAHSFHHLHHPQPTWPPGAQQGGTQQKAVAAMDGQR
- the UBALD2 gene encoding UBA-like domain-containing protein 2 isoform X2, which gives rise to MSVNMDELRHQVMINQFVLAAGCAADQAKQLLQAAHWQFETALSTFFQETNIPNSHHHHQMMCTPSNTPATPPNFPDALAMFSKLRTSEGLQNSNSPMTAVACSPPANFSPFWASSPPSHQAAWIPPSSPTAHSFHHLHHPQPTWPPGAQQGGTQQKAVAAMDGQR